In Bradyrhizobium guangxiense, the genomic window CGGCGCGCACCATGGGCGCGAGCCCGCAGCAATTGTTCCGCAAGGTCATTCTTCCGGCAGCGCTTCCGACCATCTTCGTCGGCATTCGCCTCGCCAGCGCCTCTGCCATGCTGGTGCTGGTCGCCTCCGAGATGGTCGGGGCGAAGGCGGGGCTCGGCTATCTCATCATCAACAGCCAGTACAGCTTCCTGATCCCGCAGATGTATTTCGGCATCCTGGGCATCACTGTGATCGGGCTGGCGTTCAACGCTGTGCTCGAGGTGATCGAGCGGCGCTTCATGCGCTGGAAGGCGCCGGTTTCGGCGTGAGCGCGCCAATTGTAATGGTTCGAACTTGGGGACGTGTTCAATGACCAACCAAATCCATCGCGCCGAGCGTAGGTCCGCACCTTCAGGATCGGTCGAATATGATGCAGACGTGCTGGTGCTGGGTGGCGGGCCCGCGGGCACCTGGGCAGCGGTAAGCGCGGCCGAACGCGGCGCGCGTGTTGTTCTCGCCGATAAGGGCTTTTGCGGCACCTCGGGCTCGACCGCGGCGGCGGGAACCGGCGTCTGGTACGTCGATCCCACGCCGACTGACCGCGAGGCGTCGATGGCGAGCCGCGAGAAGCTCGGCGGATATCTTCAGGACCGCCGCTGGATGGTCCGCACGCTCGATCTCACTTTTCAGCAGAGCAATCGCCTCGCCGAATGGGGCTATCCCTATCCCGTGGATGACCACGGCAAGTCGCAGCGCAACTCGCTGCAAGGCCCCGAATATATGCGCTTGATGCGCAAGCGGACCAAGCAGGCCGGCGTCACCGTCCTCGATCACAGCCCGGCGCTGGAATTATTGCTCGACGAGGCCGGGGCGGTTGCGGGCGCGAGCGGCCTGCGTCGCCAGAAGCAGGATCGCTGGACCGTGCGCGCCAAAGCGGTGGTGATTGCGACCGGCGGCTGTGCGTTTCTGAGCAAGACGCTAGGTTCGAACGTGCTCACCGGTGACGGCTATCTCATGGCCGCCGAAGCCGGCGCCGAATTCAGCAGCATGGAGTTTTCCAATCCCTACGCGATCTCGCCGGCGTTCGGCTCGGTCACCAAGACGCTGTTCTATGGCTGGGCCAACTTCACCTATGAAGACGGCAGCTGGTGCTGCATCCAAAGGCGGTCGTTCCGCGATTGCCCGAGCCCTGCTTCGGGGGGCCGGTCTATGCGCGGCTCGACAAGGCCGACGCGGACGTCCAGCTGCACATGCGGGCCTCGCAACCGAATTTCTTCCTGCCCTTCGACCGCACCGGAATCGATCCGTTCAAGGATCGTTTTCCGGTTACGCTGCGACTGGAAGGCACCGTGCGTGGCACCGGCGGCCTTCGCATCGTCGACGAGACCTGCGCAACCACCGTCCCCGGGCTCTATGCCGCCGGAGATGCGGCGACGCGCGAATTGATCTGCGGTGGCTTCACCGGCGGCGGCAGCCACAACGCCGCCTGGGCGATGACGTCGGGGACGCTGGCCGGGCAGGGCGCCGCGGACTACGCGCGGAAAGCCGCTGACGGTCGAGAGCTGTCCTCGGCTGGAACGGTCGGCCTCCGGAGCCGGTCGCGGCGCGCATTCGAGCCGGCCGCGCTGGCGCGAGCCGTCCAGGACGAGGTCTTCCCCTATGAGCTGAATTATTTCCGCGAGGCCTCACGGCTCGGTGGTGCGCTGGCGCGCCTCGATGCCGCCTGGCGCGATGTCTCGGAAGCAGGCGCTGCCGGCGCGGCCGAATTGCTCCGCACGCGTGAAAGCGCGGCGATGCTGGCCACAGCGCGATGGATGTACCGCAGCGCACTGGCGCGTCAGGAAAGCCGCGGCATGCATCGTCGTGACGATTTCCCCGAGCAGGACCATCGGCAGCGCCACTACCTGACATCGGGCGGCCTTGACGAAGTCTGGACCGCCGTCCGGCCCCATGCCGAGGCGGCTTACGCGGAGGCTGCGGAATGATCGAGGTCATCGATAGCGAGCGCTGCACCTCTTGCGACATTTGTGTCGCGGTATGTCCGACCAACGTATTCGACAAAACGGACGGGCTTCCGGTGATCGCGCGGCAGAGCGATTGCCAGACCTGCTTCCTCTGCGAGCTCTATTGTCCTGAGGACGCGCTCTACGTCTCCCCTTTTGCCGATGAGACAGAGCGGGTCGATCTTGTCACCGTCAAGGAGGCCGGGGTGATGGGCAGCTATCGCCGTGCCGTCGGCTGGACCGACGAGACGAGCAATCGGCGCAACGCTGATCGCAGCTACCTCCTCTTTGTGCATTGAGGACAGTGCATGCATTCGCTCCCGCTCCGCCATCAATGCGACTAACGTTGCGGCGTAGGTGCGTAACGCGATGGAGGCAACTTCGCTGGGATCGACGCATAGATCTGATAGAAACCGTCAATGACGGTCTACTCGCAACTCAAGAATTTCATATCCAGCGCCGGGCGAGGCTCGCCTGACCCCACAGTCCGCGCGCAGGGACTTCATCGAATTCAAATAACCAGTGGGAAGGAAGCGTCTCTCACTCTATTCTGTCAGAAACCCCGGCTATTCAAGCCTTAGAGCTCCTTGTAGATCGGGATCGTCTCGGTATGTGCATCGATGACTTCGATGACTTGTCGTTGCAGCGGGAGTTCTGTCTTGCGCTCCTTCCAAAGTTTCTTGAAGCGCTGCACCGTTTCCGCAGCCGTTTCGAGCGCAAGCGTCTCCGACATCTTCGCCTTGGCAGCCAGATGCGCCAGCTCGTCCTTTGAGAATTCGGCCATCTTCTTCGTGCGCGAATAGTTCAACGCCATCTTGTCGTCCGGGATGTACGCAATAGTCGAGAGCAGATCGTAGGCGGGCGACAGGACGGGTGTCCGCCCATCAGGGTAGATCAATGACCAGTTCTTCAGGTGCATGTCGGCGTTGCCGATCAGTGTGCTGAATACGAGTCGTCGGACGAACTCGGCGAGGTCGGCCTCACCAGTCTCAATGCCGAGGACACGCGCGATGCTTCGGTAATTCGCCTTGTCGTATTTTTCATCCGGAAAGACGCCGAATACCTGAGCGAAATCCTCCATGTGGACCGGAGCATCAGCCGTGCGGTCGAACCGCTTCACGGCAAACGCCCGCCCCTCGAGTTCGCCGATTCCGTCCGGAAGACCTTTGATTGCCTCGACGTCGATCAGTTGAAGCTCGGGCACATCCATGCCGATGTCCTTCGCCAGGGTCATCATGGAGTATTCGTTCTCAGGCACGCCGATATACTGATGTGACGGTAGCTTGACGATCCATGAACCGCCGACACCTTCGACCGGAATAGTGAGTCCGCCCTTCTTGGGATCATTCTTGAGCGCGGAGAACTTCAGCTGCACGCCCGCAAGCGAGAAGCGCATCATGTTCTGCCGTTTATCGGGCGTAAGATTCTCCTCGACCTGGGGGGGCAGCGCGTCTCCATCGGCCGGGTGGACCGACAGGGCACCCGGAAGGTCTCGGCCCAGCATCCACAGGAGGAAGAACTCGCGCCGTTCCTTCACGCCCGCCCGTTCCGCAAGATAGCGACGAAGCGGCCCTTCCGGCAGAAGATTGGAGAAGAATGGCGCGAGAACTTGTTGATACGGTTTGAACGAGGTGAGCAGATTCCCGAACGAGTCCTTGAAAGACAGGCTCAAGGTGGAACGGTGGGCGTCATCGATGTAGGTCTGATTGAAGGCGAGCAGCGAACGATCGCCCTGCACGAGTGTGAGAGTCGCGATCGGGGTATCGTGCAGGTGGACATTTAGAACGGATACGTCAGGCATCGTCGTCCTCATCGTCGAGAGCGTAGGCGGGGCGAGGGGCTTCTTCGGGATGAGCGACCCTGTTGCGTACACCCTGTAACGCGCCTGCAGAATCTTCCAGCAGAGCCCTGGGTATAGGTTCGACGCTATAGGGACGCAGGCTCTCGACGATATCTGAGACAAGTGCCAGGTCGGTTTTTGAAAGATGGACCTGTTTCAGAAAGCGAAAATATTCGGCGATGCGGTCGAGGGTGGCTGAACTGCCATAGCGTTTCCTTTGACCAGAGACGATGCGTTCGGCCTTGCTGAAGACATCCGACGATCCTTGTTCGGACGAGAATTCGGCAGCGTTTGATCGCAGTAAGCCCTCTATCGCGGGAAGAAGTTTCTTCGGCACAAGGACGAGCTCCAGGTCGAGCGCCCGCGCCATCTGCATGAAGCTCGACAGGCCCGGTTCGAGGCGACTGGTCTCGATTTGCGAGATGTGCGCCTGGGTCATACCCGCGCGGGCCGCCAGCGCGCGTTGGCTCATGCCCGCCTTTGCGCGCTGAGCGGAGGCGGCTTTGATGAGCTCTTCACTTTGGTAAGTCACAATATATTATCCTGATCAAATAAGTCATTCGATCTGTATTATATATCGAAACGCCGACATGTCTCAAGCTGACCGATCAGTATTGTTATCAAGCAGCCATCATGATAAGTAAAATTATCGATGAAGCGCGGACGAATTTCGCTTGCGCGCGGCCTTCGCCGGGCCGGCTCTTGACTAGGCCGCCCGGCCCAGGCCCTGCGGCGTTCCCGCCCGCGCAAGAAACTGCGAAAAACCTAGCTGCCTAGACGATCATCGCTGCCATAGCCGAGAGGCGAACGGATCCATCGTGGACCGATAACGAAAGAGACTTTGAGAGCCTCAGATCCATCAACCCGCTTTGCAAAGGCCGGAACTCATAAACACGAGGGAATTGCTTCCTTGCGAACCAAAATAAAGCCTCAGCGATCGCGGTGTGTTATGGTTTTTTGCAACAACCCAAAATATAACTAGCAAAATTAGCCTCTTAGTTTGGGTTCCATGAAGCGTAGCGATCTCAGCCGCACCATCCGGGAAACCCTAAAACGGCTTCCGCCACCCTACGATTCCCACTACGGGATCGTTCCACCGGCACCTCCAGAGGACGGCGTATTCGCCCCCGGTGCAGCGAAAGCCCTGGAAGCGGCACAAGCGGCATTCGGGACGGTCAACGCCATCCTTACCAGGCGCGAGGCGGTCAGTTCCTCGTCGATCGAAGGCACCCAGAGCACTCTCGACGAACTGCTTTCCGTCGAAGAGACGGGCGATGACGGCGCCCGCAACGAGGCACGCCAGGTCTGCAGCTACGCCGTCGCCCTCGATAGGTTTGTCCCGCGGGCCACCGAGCTTGGCTACGGCGTCTTCACTATTGATCGATCAAGGATCTCCATCGCGCGTGATGAAGGACGACCCGGATTATCAGGACGATCCCGGCGACTTCCGAACGCGCGTAGTCTGGATCGGCGGGGACAAAGACATCGCATATTCAAGTATAAATCCTCCCCCCCCACCCGACGTGCCAGATTGCCTCGCTCAGGCGGTCGACTACCTCCGGAACGAGGGCATGCAGCAGATGACTCAAGGGTTCATCACGCGCATGGCCATTGCGCACGCCCATTTCGAAGCGGTACACCCCTTTCGCGCCGGCAACGGTCGCGTGGGTCGTCTCCTCCTCCCGCTCATGATGGCGGCGGAGAAGCGTGTACCGCTGTACCTTTCTCCCTACATCGAAAGCAAGAAGGGCACGTACTACGCATCCCTCAAGAACGCCCAGCAGCGGCTCGACTGGGAGCCGATCATCACGTTCATGGCCGACGCCGTGACCGCCACCGTTGAAGAGCTCATCCGCACCCGGCAGGCGCTGTCGGAGTTGTCCGAACGCTGGAGGGGTCGCCGGAAATTCCGTAAGGGTTTCTGCGGCTCTTCGGGCGCTGGACGAGCTTCACAACTATCCGGTCGTGACGGCGAAACGGCTCCGCGAACTTCTCGACATCTCTACCGCCCAGATCAACCAGGGCATCGCGCAGCTGGAAGAGGTGGGCATCCTACGGGAGCGGACCGGCTACGCGCGCAACCGCGTACGCCGCCTCGGAGGCGCTTGCCATCATCAACCGCCCGTTCGGCGAAGAGCCGGTTCTCGCAAACGTCAGTCCCGAGGTCGGTCCTGACAAGATCTCGGTCGGCCCCAAGGGGCCATAGAGCGAATTCCGGAAGATGGCTGCGGCTCAGAATCGAAGAGGCGCTCCGGCTGCTTCATCGAAATAAATCCGTTCTCTTATGCCGGTATTGGCGGATGAAAAATTTAGAACTGGCAAATTTGGAACTATGGGCAGGCAAACTATGCCGCGAGAGCTAAGCGGATCGTCCAGGTGGTCCACGGCCATGGATGCTCGCGTCATGTTCAACCGCGGCCTTCTTCGCATCCGTCGCAACTGGCCGACCACTGTCCACGCCGCCGGCCTTTATTCGGTATTGGCTATCCGTTGAGCCTACGGCTGGCCGTCTGACAACGAACTCGGCCCCCGCAACCGAATTGCTGCCGGAGCCGGAATTCACCTCGTCCAAATGCTTTCGCCATCAAACTGCAATCCCACGCCTCGTTCCATCGAACGTGGCTCACGGTGCTGTCGACGCAGATCAAGGCGCGCAGGCTCGGAGTGCCGAGGAGTCCGGGGGTGCAACGTAACAGTGCCGGGGACCACGCTCGTGCCGATCGGCAGAATTCAACCTGCGTCTCGGCATGTCGCTTTGAACAGCGTCAACATCGCATCGGCCCACATAGCGGTGCCCATTCCGCAATGCGTCCGTCTGATCGTATTGCGGTCTTTTTCGAATGAACTCAGAGCCTTGATTTAGGCTGCTTCTCCTATGAGTCTCTTCGCGGCCTGAGTTAGGAGGCCCGATCTCGTAAAGCCGTGCGCTTCAGCATATTTGTCGATCTGATTCAGAACGTCCTCAGGAAGGGTGACATTCACACGTATAGCCTTTGGTTGTTCGGGTTTGACCGACACCAAAATAGCTACCCCAGTTCGATGATCAGGATCTGCCATAACATCCTCTAGAGTAGAGGGCTCCGGAATGGCTTCTCCATCTTCAGCAAGACCCTCGATATGAAGGGTGAGGGCTTCCTCTGCCATAGCACGAGCGTCATCAAGGCTTTTGCCTGCCGTGATCACTCCGGGGAAGTCTGGAAATGAGACGCCGAAATCGCTGTCGGCATCCTTATGGATAAGACCAATATAGTTACGCATGGCGCTTACCTCAGTTTGAGACCTGACTGCTTTTCAATACTCTTCAGTGTCCCGAGTGGGACATCCCGTTCGGGGTGCGGAACAATTACGCGACCCTTCTTGAATGGATGTTTGAACTGCACATGGCTGCCTTTCCGGCCCACCTCAAACCATCCATCCCCTTGAAGGATCGAGATAATTTCCCGGCTTTTCATAGTGTGTATTTATACACACTATGTGTAGACTGTCAACCCAATGGTAACCGGTATGAGCTCCCACGTCTGCAGTGATCAGCCTGTGCGAGCGTAGCGGGTCGGCATCCAGTACTGACGCATGGCCTCGACGACGTCCGGAATGTCGGCATGGGCGTTGCGCAGGAATTCCTCGGTCTCGCGGCCTTTCCTTGGTGGTCCAAGCAGTGGACGCCCTTGATCGTCGACGCAATGCAGCAGGATGGGCAGGAGCAAGCCGTGGTGTATGTTGCTGACGTCGAGCAGTGGGCCCCAGGCTGATAGTCGCAACCGCATGGCGGCATGGAATCCCTGACACCACGGCCGCGCATCAACGTCGCCATTCGGCTTGCGGCCATGGACCGGTGCGAACCGATGTGGTGCGGTGGAAAGAACATTACTGATGTCGTTGTGGCGCAGCGCGACGGCCGAAATCGCGGCGAACTCCGGCGTGCCGCCATGGTTGAATGCGTCGGCGTCGATGGCGAGCAGCGGACAGATCCAGTCGAGCGGACTCATCGACACCGGCCCGGCCACGATCGCGGCGACATAGCCGTCGAGCATGGGAAGACTGGTGGCGACGGGATGCTGCTCGGCACGAGCCTGTAGCCAAGGCTCAAGTTCGTCGAGCGGCATCGCGGCTGCCGCCATCGATGATGAAGATGATGAACGGCGGCGGCGGGTCATGCGGCCACCCGTGCGCTGAGCTCGCGGGTCGCCTTCCAGTTCCAGGGGAGAAGTTCGTGCAGCTGGTGGCTCTTGGTCTGACCGGAGACGATGCGCTCCAGCACATCGGCCAGATAGGCCTGCGGATCGAGTTCGTGGAGCTTTGCCGTATTGACCAGCGACGCAAGGATTGCCCAGCTCTCGGCGCCGCCCTCGCTGCCGCTGAACAATGAGTTACGGCGCCCCATCGCAATCGGGCGCATTGAACGCTCGACGGTGTTGCTGTCGACCTCGACGCGGCCATCGCGGAGAAATAGCGTCAGTCCGTCCCAGTGATTGAGCGTATAGTTGATGGCCTCCACTAGCTTCGATTGGGAGAACAGGTGGTCGAGCATCGAGGTCAGTCGCGCCTTCAGCACCTCCATCAGCGGTGCGGACCTGGTGCGGCGGGCGGCAAGCCGCTGTTCGGCGCTCAAGCCACGGATCTCGGCCTCGATGGCGTAGACCGCTTGCAGGCGCTCGATCACTTCGTGAGCGAACGGCGACTGCATCGTCTTGTACACCTCGACGAATTTGCGTCGGGCATGCGCGAGACAAAAAGCCAGCTGGATCGCCCCGCCTTGACCGCGGGCAAGCGCTTTGTAGGCGGCATAGCCATCCACCTGCAGAATGCCGGAGAAGCCGGCCAATTGCCCGGCGATCTCCTCGGTGCCGCGGCCATCCGCAAACACATAGGCGACCGCCGGCGGCGATGGGCCACCCCATGGGCGATCATCCATCGCATGCGCCCAGAACTGGCAGATACGAGTGCGATGTCGTCCGGGATCGAGCACCGGCATCGGCGTCTCGTCGCAGAACAGCCGCGGCGAAGCCTGGATCGTCCGCAGCTGAAGCTCATAAAGACTCTTAAGCCACCATGCCGCACGCTTCACCCAGCCGGCGAGCGTCGCGCGGTCGAGATGAAGGCCCTGACCGGCCAGGATCTGCACCTGGCGGTACAGCGGCAGATACCAGGCGAACTTCGAGATCACCACGTGAGCCACGAGTGCCGTCGATGCCATGCCGCTGTCGATCAGACGCGGCAGCACCTTCGCCTGCACCACGCCGTCGGTGCAGCCGCGGCAGGCGTATTTGGGACGAATCGTGCGCAGTACCCGCAGGATCGCCGGGATCACGTCCAGTACCTCGCTCACATCCTCGCCGATCCGGTGCAGAAGGCCCTGGCAGCACGGGCACGCTGTCGTGTCTGGCTCGAGCACCTGCTCGCAGCGAGGCAAATGCTTGGGTAGCGCGCCGATGTTGCGCCTCGCCTTCTTGCGCGGCTTCCCAGCCGGCTTCGTCGCAGGCAAATCGTCGTTGGCTGGCGCAGGTGATGTGACGCCAGTCGCGAGATCGTCCAGTTCGAGCGCGAGCTGCTCGGCCACGATCGCCGCCAGCCGCTCTGAGCGCTTGCCGAAGATCATCTCCTTCAGCGTCTGCATCGCCACACGTAGCTTCTCGTTCTCGGCGTCAAGCGCGAGCACCATCTCGGCCAGAGCCGCTGCATCGGTCGGAAGAGCTTCGGGACGAATCGCCATGATCGAACGATATATCCGCCCATCACAGGCTCCAGCAAAATCTTCGCCTCTCAGCCGACAACGGCCGGCTGCTTCACAGGCTTGTGTGAAACACGCGTCCACTCAAGTCCGTCGAGCAGCATCGCGAGTTGTGTCGCACTCAGATGCACCACGCCGTCGCGGACCGGCGGCCAGGTGAAGTGTCCCTGGTGCAGCCACTTCGTCACCAGCACCATGCCGCTACCATCCCATGCCAGAAGCTTCACTCTGTCCGCGCGCTTGCTGCGGAACACGAAGATGTCGCCGCAATACGAGGTTCGCGTGCAACGCTTCGCTCACCAGC contains:
- a CDS encoding UPF0149 family protein, producing MTRRRRSSSSSSMAAAAMPLDELEPWLQARAEQHPVATSLPMLDGYVAAIVAGPVSMSPLDWICPLLAIDADAFNHGGTPEFAAISAVALRHNDISNVLSTAPHRFAPVHGRKPNGDVDARPWCQGFHAAMRLRLSAWGPLLDVSNIHHGLLLPILLHCVDDQGRPLLGPPRKGRETEEFLRNAHADIPDVVEAMRQYWMPTRYARTG
- a CDS encoding Fic family protein — protein: MKDDPDYQDDPGDFRTRVVWIGGDKDIAYSSINPPPPPDVPDCLAQAVDYLRNEGMQQMTQGFITRMAIAHAHFEAVHPFRAGNGRVGRLLLPLMMAAEKRVPLYLSPYIESKKGTYYASLKNAQQRLDWEPIITFMADAVTATVEELIRTRQALSELSERWRGRRKFRKGFCGSSGAGRASQLSGRDGETAPRTSRHLYRPDQPGHRAAGRGGHPTGADRLRAQPRTPPRRRLPSSTARSAKSRFSQTSVPRSVLTRSRSAPRGHRANSGRWLRLRIEEALRLLHRNKSVLLCRYWRMKNLELANLELWAGKLCRES
- a CDS encoding helix-turn-helix domain-containing protein → MSQRALAARAGMTQAHISQIETSRLEPGLSSFMQMARALDLELVLVPKKLLPAIEGLLRSNAAEFSSEQGSSDVFSKAERIVSGQRKRYGSSATLDRIAEYFRFLKQVHLSKTDLALVSDIVESLRPYSVEPIPRALLEDSAGALQGVRNRVAHPEEAPRPAYALDDEDDDA
- a CDS encoding type II toxin-antitoxin system HicA family toxin, giving the protein MKSREIISILQGDGWFEVGRKGSHVQFKHPFKKGRVIVPHPERDVPLGTLKSIEKQSGLKLR
- a CDS encoding 4Fe-4S dicluster domain-containing protein, which produces MIEVIDSERCTSCDICVAVCPTNVFDKTDGLPVIARQSDCQTCFLCELYCPEDALYVSPFADETERVDLVTVKEAGVMGSYRRAVGWTDETSNRRNADRSYLLFVH
- a CDS encoding type II toxin-antitoxin system HipA family toxin translates to MPDVSVLNVHLHDTPIATLTLVQGDRSLLAFNQTYIDDAHRSTLSLSFKDSFGNLLTSFKPYQQVLAPFFSNLLPEGPLRRYLAERAGVKERREFFLLWMLGRDLPGALSVHPADGDALPPQVEENLTPDKRQNMMRFSLAGVQLKFSALKNDPKKGGLTIPVEGVGGSWIVKLPSHQYIGVPENEYSMMTLAKDIGMDVPELQLIDVEAIKGLPDGIGELEGRAFAVKRFDRTADAPVHMEDFAQVFGVFPDEKYDKANYRSIARVLGIETGEADLAEFVRRLVFSTLIGNADMHLKNWSLIYPDGRTPVLSPAYDLLSTIAYIPDDKMALNYSRTKKMAEFSKDELAHLAAKAKMSETLALETAAETVQRFKKLWKERKTELPLQRQVIEVIDAHTETIPIYKEL
- the tnpC gene encoding IS66 family transposase produces the protein MAIRPEALPTDAAALAEMVLALDAENEKLRVAMQTLKEMIFGKRSERLAAIVAEQLALELDDLATGVTSPAPANDDLPATKPAGKPRKKARRNIGALPKHLPRCEQVLEPDTTACPCCQGLLHRIGEDVSEVLDVIPAILRVLRTIRPKYACRGCTDGVVQAKVLPRLIDSGMASTALVAHVVISKFAWYLPLYRQVQILAGQGLHLDRATLAGWVKRAAWWLKSLYELQLRTIQASPRLFCDETPMPVLDPGRHRTRICQFWAHAMDDRPWGGPSPPAVAYVFADGRGTEEIAGQLAGFSGILQVDGYAAYKALARGQGGAIQLAFCLAHARRKFVEVYKTMQSPFAHEVIERLQAVYAIEAEIRGLSAEQRLAARRTRSAPLMEVLKARLTSMLDHLFSQSKLVEAINYTLNHWDGLTLFLRDGRVEVDSNTVERSMRPIAMGRRNSLFSGSEGGAESWAILASLVNTAKLHELDPQAYLADVLERIVSGQTKSHQLHELLPWNWKATRELSARVAA
- a CDS encoding type II toxin-antitoxin system HicB family antitoxin, which produces MRNYIGLIHKDADSDFGVSFPDFPGVITAGKSLDDARAMAEEALTLHIEGLAEDGEAIPEPSTLEDVMADPDHRTGVAILVSVKPEQPKAIRVNVTLPEDVLNQIDKYAEAHGFTRSGLLTQAAKRLIGEAA